The Sulfolobus acidocaldarius DSM 639 genome has a window encoding:
- a CDS encoding conjugal transfer protein: MDTVDNYILALLKVAKEENAEVTATKLQKIFFLLEKEGGVNLGLNFEPWLFGPYSKLLQDRINSLIELGMVDVEEEEVKDVISGLTIGIKRKYVLANDVKVDNVRNEIIQFFKEWVSKPRQEILTYVYRRYPDYTRYSVIRDKVIRGKLIGNA, encoded by the coding sequence ATGGACACTGTTGACAATTACATCCTTGCCCTCCTTAAGGTGGCAAAGGAGGAAAATGCTGAGGTAACTGCTACAAAGCTCCAGAAGATATTCTTTTTGTTAGAAAAGGAGGGAGGAGTTAATCTAGGTCTAAACTTTGAACCATGGTTGTTTGGACCATACTCAAAGCTACTCCAAGACCGTATTAACAGTCTGATTGAGCTCGGTATGGTCGACGTTGAGGAAGAAGAGGTCAAAGACGTCATATCAGGGCTCACCATAGGCATAAAGAGGAAGTATGTACTAGCAAATGACGTCAAAGTGGATAATGTAAGGAATGAAATCATACAGTTCTTCAAGGAGTGGGTATCCAAGCCCAGACAGGAAATACTAACTTACGTTTACAGACGTTACCCTGACTACACTAGATACTCTGTAATAAGGGATAAGGTGATTAGGGGAAAACTTATTGGGAACGCGTAA
- a CDS encoding transposase encodes MNGTWKKYYEKYKKVLGVNAQAVLQKKNNEAWSSFFSLLKNKDKLPLFMNHVSPPGYWKEDGKRKLILVVRQDRYKVDEERHALILKDWKMEIPFSGRLRWSGVQGRLEIHIINNRFYAYIPVDVGRVVAKRSGKLVKDSLIIHGERGKIQISSPKGNKVASVDLGINMLATVIVDDGTVLFYRGSVVKSDYFYFQKKIAELDRLKSEAEKIQEVEAREEVLEERKRLFNKLYRRLLHYYRTLASHLAKALWNLGVSTVYLGYPYFISQDKGNKFTVNIWSYRKLIEAIMNKLHEYGIKTFLVVEYNTSRYCAYHDVEVVRKPRGLTSSPP; translated from the coding sequence TTGAACGGAACGTGGAAGAAGTACTATGAGAAGTACAAGAAGGTACTAGGAGTAAACGCTCAGGCCGTTCTTCAAAAAAAAAACAACGAGGCTTGGTCTTCGTTCTTTTCGCTACTGAAGAACAAGGATAAGCTACCGTTGTTCATGAACCATGTTTCACCACCCGGTTATTGGAAAGAAGACGGAAAGAGGAAGCTGATCCTTGTGGTTAGGCAAGACCGCTATAAGGTCGATGAAGAAAGACACGCCTTAATCTTAAAGGACTGGAAGATGGAAATACCATTCTCAGGGCGTCTTAGGTGGTCTGGTGTACAAGGTAGGCTAGAAATTCATATTATTAATAACAGGTTTTATGCATACATACCAGTTGACGTTGGCAGAGTCGTAGCTAAGAGGAGTGGTAAACTAGTAAAGGACTCCCTCATTATTCACGGTGAGAGGGGTAAAATACAGATATCCTCACCTAAAGGTAACAAGGTAGCGTCTGTCGATCTCGGTATTAACATGCTGGCTACCGTCATAGTTGACGATGGTACCGTTCTCTTTTACCGTGGCTCTGTTGTTAAGAGTGACTACTTCTACTTCCAGAAGAAGATTGCTGAGCTGGACAGACTGAAGAGTGAGGCTGAGAAGATCCAAGAAGTAGAGGCTAGGGAAGAGGTATTAGAAGAGAGGAAAAGGCTCTTCAATAAACTATACCGTAGACTTCTTCATTACTACAGAACTTTAGCGTCACACCTAGCTAAGGCGTTATGGAACCTCGGTGTCTCGACGGTGTACTTAGGCTACCCATACTTTATTTCTCAGGACAAGGGCAATAAGTTTACTGTGAACATATGGTCTTACCGCAAACTCATCGAGGCTATAATGAACAAGCTTCATGAGTACGGTATAAAGACGTTCCTAGTTGTGGAATATAATACTTCTAGATATTGTGCTTACCACGACGTTGAAGTAGTAAGAAAGCCTAGGGGTCTGACCTCCTCCCCGCCCTAA
- a CDS encoding conjugal transfer protein — protein sequence MMVSVYFTILMSISLMVFYEATMYRLVKNSVYLYRINNVEVRLLDRGEENAIYVNTLLLKKKIILLKRDLPETILKHELGHVEQVNIYYLGLILAPWVASCNVLLLIPLAFTIKAIGVYLEYKADKAVGKPLKFNDPKPRPKSRLKRLYAWILENHPPDWVRMREDYLQKNIVTLFLRDILNG from the coding sequence ATGATGGTAAGTGTTTACTTTACCATATTGATGTCAATTTCTTTAATGGTATTCTATGAGGCTACGATGTATAGGCTTGTAAAGAATAGTGTATACTTGTATCGTATTAATAATGTAGAGGTACGTTTACTTGATAGGGGCGAAGAGAACGCTATATATGTAAACACTCTACTCCTCAAGAAGAAAATTATCCTTCTGAAGAGAGACCTCCCTGAAACTATACTTAAGCATGAGTTGGGCCACGTTGAACAAGTCAACATATACTATTTAGGATTAATATTAGCGCCGTGGGTGGCGTCATGCAATGTTCTGCTCCTTATTCCACTGGCCTTTACGATTAAGGCCATTGGGGTTTACTTGGAGTATAAAGCAGATAAAGCGGTGGGTAAGCCCCTTAAGTTCAATGATCCTAAGCCACGACCTAAAAGTAGACTGAAGAGGCTTTACGCATGGATATTAGAAAACCATCCACCTGATTGGGTAAGAATGAGGGAAGACTATTTGCAAAAAAACATTGTAACTTTATTTCTGAGAGACATACTTAATGGCTAA
- a CDS encoding helicase HerA domain-containing protein translates to MVSYAFSTIIPEGALGLLELKNIPKRLEIVLQFKKLDEMKVRSYLTTLVLKQQRMSRYASSSVQIEQMVATSQQLKREIDELSAIPLQFRFLFIVHAHTQNELEAITKELAQKVQQLGIRVDTPCCAQHELYELESKVGYRISSNISLSKFYPLAGLQILEPNGIFLGTDEKGNPIVINPYSAVNGRQNPHWAITGTTGAGKTTTGAVLIDRLRKLNNDMIVIVVDPMANYNQFFQNEADFNVVFKDGDSLGLDPVKLVYDNVVSSGNIADFVIENYGIPAKLRGILISQLERAKDLNELMDNLEDLAKRKHATEYRKLENFLLNLVSGADKYVFAGNPVDLKNKKFVILGLKTDDARKRRLASTMLMLYAYINKLPRDVEKLILVDEAHFLFEYPSIAQIIAIIYRTARALRTSIITMTQLIQHYNMNQYSREAFQLANNKLILKQEKEAFDDLKNLMRLSDEEIQFIIKSSRGQGILRTGAITTRIQIQLTEKEKEKWRTE, encoded by the coding sequence TTGGTTTCATATGCCTTCAGCACCATCATCCCTGAAGGTGCATTAGGTCTTCTTGAGTTAAAGAATATTCCTAAACGACTCGAAATAGTCCTGCAGTTTAAGAAGTTAGATGAAATGAAAGTGAGGTCGTATTTAACAACATTAGTACTAAAACAACAAAGGATGAGTAGGTATGCTTCATCAAGCGTCCAGATCGAGCAAATGGTGGCAACATCTCAGCAACTAAAGAGGGAAATAGATGAGCTTTCAGCAATACCACTTCAGTTTAGGTTCTTATTTATAGTCCATGCCCACACACAAAATGAACTTGAGGCTATAACAAAAGAGCTAGCACAAAAGGTTCAGCAATTAGGAATTAGAGTTGATACTCCCTGCTGTGCTCAGCATGAACTTTACGAGCTTGAGAGTAAAGTAGGATATAGGATAAGCAGCAATATAAGCCTCTCAAAGTTCTATCCATTAGCAGGGCTTCAAATTTTAGAGCCTAACGGGATCTTCCTAGGAACTGATGAGAAGGGCAACCCCATAGTAATTAATCCTTACTCAGCCGTAAACGGTAGACAGAACCCTCATTGGGCAATAACAGGAACGACAGGTGCAGGGAAGACTACTACTGGTGCTGTTCTAATAGATAGGCTGAGGAAACTTAACAACGACATGATAGTAATAGTCGTTGACCCAATGGCAAACTACAATCAATTCTTCCAAAATGAGGCTGATTTTAATGTGGTCTTCAAAGATGGTGATAGCCTAGGTTTAGACCCTGTAAAGTTAGTTTATGATAATGTCGTAAGCTCAGGAAATATCGCTGATTTCGTAATCGAGAATTATGGGATACCTGCAAAACTGAGAGGTATATTAATATCACAACTAGAAAGGGCTAAGGACTTGAATGAGTTAATGGACAACTTAGAAGATTTAGCAAAGAGAAAGCATGCTACAGAATACAGGAAGTTAGAAAACTTCCTCCTCAACCTAGTGAGTGGTGCTGATAAGTATGTGTTTGCTGGGAATCCTGTTGATCTGAAGAATAAGAAGTTTGTAATCCTAGGGCTAAAGACTGATGACGCTAGGAAGAGGAGGCTAGCGTCTACCATGTTAATGTTATACGCTTACATAAATAAGCTCCCTAGAGATGTTGAGAAACTTATCTTGGTCGATGAGGCTCACTTCCTATTTGAGTATCCCTCTATCGCTCAAATTATTGCAATAATCTACAGGACAGCTAGGGCATTGAGGACCAGCATAATCACGATGACCCAGCTCATACAACATTACAACATGAACCAATATAGCAGGGAGGCATTCCAGCTAGCTAATAACAAACTTATCCTTAAACAAGAGAAAGAGGCCTTTGATGACCTAAAGAACTTAATGCGTCTCAGTGACGAGGAAATACAATTCATCATCAAGAGCTCTAGAGGACAAGGGATATTGAGGACTGGGGCGATAACGACTAGGATCCAAATACAACTTACTGAGAAAGAGAAAGAGAAATGGAGGACTGAGTAG
- a CDS encoding integrase — MTGPQWGIPPTPPSLESSLELNGVRISDLNSTSSNNSEFSDSKLIQFQLELKRKGLTEDTIKRYISCIKRGSKESNNCVKAWRNFYRLVLGREPPEGLKVKKTGADLRIPSVEQIKDTLAKVSSNAKLSLFFRLLLESGLREAEVLRVMNEYDATKDVCEGICYYELNWTRGSKGSFYLFHVMPIMRMELKKPYVDKYVKQLGLIPPKYFRKFVSTQMATLGIPFDVIDFIQGRKPTRVLTRHYVSLFGIAREHYKKYAEWVKQNFP; from the coding sequence TTGACAGGCCCGCAGTGGGGGATACCCCCCACGCCCCCAAGCCTAGAATCAAGTCTAGAATTGAATGGAGTTAGAATAAGTGACCTTAATTCTACGTCTTCTAACAACTCTGAATTTTCTGATTCTAAACTGATACAATTTCAATTAGAACTAAAGAGAAAAGGATTAACTGAAGATACAATTAAGAGGTATATTAGTTGCATTAAGCGAGGGAGTAAGGAATCGAATAACTGCGTAAAGGCGTGGCGCAACTTCTACAGGCTAGTCCTAGGCCGGGAACCGCCAGAGGGGCTGAAGGTGAAGAAGACGGGGGCCGATTTGAGAATCCCCTCAGTTGAGCAAATTAAGGATACATTAGCTAAAGTATCCAGTAACGCGAAGCTCTCACTCTTCTTCCGCTTACTTTTGGAATCGGGGCTGAGGGAGGCAGAAGTTTTACGAGTGATGAACGAGTATGACGCCACTAAGGATGTATGTGAGGGTATCTGTTACTATGAGCTTAATTGGACTAGAGGGAGTAAGGGCTCATTCTACCTCTTCCACGTGATGCCAATCATGAGGATGGAGCTAAAGAAGCCTTATGTAGATAAATACGTAAAACAGTTAGGCCTAATACCCCCGAAGTACTTCCGCAAGTTCGTATCAACGCAAATGGCGACATTAGGCATACCCTTTGATGTTATTGACTTCATTCAGGGTAGAAAACCTACGCGTGTGTTGACTCGACACTACGTCTCGCTATTCGGTATAGCGAGAGAACACTATAAGAAGTACGCCGAGTGGGTTAAGCAGAATTTTCCTTAG
- a CDS encoding ATP-binding protein, producing the protein MIQQFIDRERELEFLEEKYNEDKAQFIILYGRRRIGKTELVKQFIKDKEAIYHLSTTDGIQNNVNRLKETFARFTGKNYFRSLNVLFDDLLIYFGDEIGDKKVILAIDEFQYLIEADRSIISQVQRAWDEKLRSTKIYLLITGSSVGMMENEVLSTKSPLYGRRTGSWKLSALPFPSLSSFFRNKDIEELIKIWSTVDGIPFYILQLDPRLSVEENIKFKIMKKGNVLYDEPLYLLREEFKEQRVYLSILRAVSQGYNTVSKISEVTGLDKGNLTSYLDRLEENEIVERVIPYGMKRGWWEIKDNFFDFWFRFVYENVSDLEIDRVEEVMNRVNLEQYFSSKFEKLIRELIRNKTIPLPFKYEYVSKYLHKGEEVDIIAEGKDVLFMAEVKWSDNVDCKPLINKMRRIISKLNQEGKKNEYYGVFAKSFKNCDADVSFDLNKLTQTLRIKQGY; encoded by the coding sequence ATGATACAACAATTTATTGACAGAGAAAGGGAGCTAGAGTTTCTTGAAGAGAAATACAATGAGGATAAAGCCCAATTCATCATACTTTACGGAAGAAGGAGAATAGGGAAGACTGAGTTAGTTAAGCAATTTATCAAAGATAAAGAAGCAATATATCATTTGTCTACGACGGATGGAATACAAAATAACGTTAATAGACTTAAAGAAACCTTTGCTCGCTTTACTGGTAAAAACTACTTCAGATCACTTAACGTCTTGTTTGACGACTTGTTAATCTACTTTGGGGACGAAATTGGAGATAAGAAGGTTATCCTGGCGATAGACGAATTCCAATACCTAATTGAGGCTGACAGAAGCATAATTTCCCAAGTACAGAGGGCATGGGACGAAAAGTTAAGGTCAACTAAAATCTACCTGTTAATCACAGGATCTAGTGTAGGGATGATGGAGAATGAGGTGTTATCTACGAAATCGCCCCTCTATGGAAGAAGGACGGGCAGTTGGAAGTTATCTGCGTTACCGTTTCCATCCCTCTCAAGTTTTTTCCGTAATAAGGATATAGAAGAACTGATAAAGATTTGGAGTACCGTGGACGGAATACCATTTTACATTCTTCAACTTGACCCTAGACTCAGTGTAGAGGAAAATATAAAGTTCAAGATAATGAAGAAGGGGAATGTACTATATGATGAACCCCTTTATCTTCTCAGGGAGGAGTTTAAGGAACAAAGGGTCTACCTCAGCATATTAAGGGCTGTTTCACAAGGTTATAATACAGTGAGCAAAATATCAGAAGTAACGGGTTTAGATAAGGGTAATCTAACAAGCTATTTAGACAGGTTAGAGGAGAATGAGATTGTAGAAAGGGTTATACCGTATGGGATGAAGAGAGGTTGGTGGGAAATTAAGGATAACTTCTTTGACTTCTGGTTTAGATTTGTATATGAGAATGTCAGCGACCTTGAGATCGATAGGGTTGAAGAGGTGATGAATAGGGTCAACTTAGAACAGTATTTCTCTTCAAAGTTTGAAAAGCTGATAAGGGAGTTAATAAGAAATAAGACAATACCTTTACCATTTAAATATGAATATGTAAGCAAGTATCTGCATAAGGGAGAGGAAGTCGACATAATAGCTGAGGGGAAAGACGTCTTGTTTATGGCAGAAGTAAAATGGTCAGATAATGTGGACTGTAAGCCACTGATTAATAAGATGAGAAGAATCATTAGTAAATTGAATCAAGAAGGGAAAAAGAACGAGTACTACGGAGTGTTTGCTAAATCATTTAAGAACTGTGACGCTGATGTTTCATTTGATCTTAACAAGTTAACACAAACACTTAGGATAAAACAAGGTTACTAA